The following are encoded together in the Thermocladium sp. ECH_B genome:
- a CDS encoding amino acid transporter, whose amino-acid sequence MDNKKIFARESTGLVKEAGLLDAVSINISDMSMGVALAVLGYTMMLLPSIEGVNLIISXIIAFALSIPQIIVYTILVTKMPRAGGDYIWLSRAFGGAIGGSLALAFVVESLAYFALVSLSASPTLYSSLLAIGVNVPFLTSTLGTILIGVTSFAAIVLINIFKPRYGFRLITALTLVSLVALIAAIMIYIIAGRTNLVNAVNSLLPNGYNYQSLAGSYKGSTFNLFNTIMMIPFFAIFIYPWIQAGPSISSEIRGKGALKLNVVLASVITFILLTMAIASMYYGLSYPFVTVALSNPNVNYAINFWTVAIAAANNPIISWLLIIGSFTWEIAVLAYGVVVVARYIMAMGLDRYLPEVMSYVSPRLHSPIAAHIMDLVITTILIIAAAYFYGTFTALYGAVVAAMIYYLAVGAAAVKHGLRDGNKLLMIAGALTSIVFAFITYQFLEYPSIWGGNWLAYGVEIATFIAGLGIYAAMRRHYSKKEGIDISLAYKEIPPE is encoded by the coding sequence ATGGATAATAAGAAAATATTTGCCCGCGAATCCACCGGCTTAGTAAAGGAGGCCGGTCTCTTGGATGCCGTTTCAATAAATATTTCAGATATGTCAATGGGGGTCGCCCTCGCGGTTCTCGGCTATACCATGATGCTTCTGCCCAGCATAGAGGGCGTTAACCTAATTATTTCGNCTATAATTGCCTTTGCACTATCTATTCCGCAAATAATAGTATATACTATACTAGTGACTAAGATGCCTAGGGCCGGAGGAGATTACATTTGGTTATCACGCGCGTTCGGGGGTGCCATAGGGGGTTCACTGGCTTTAGCGTTCGTAGTGGAGTCCCTGGCATACTTTGCATTGGTTTCCCTATCAGCCTCGCCGACGCTCTATAGTTCACTTCTCGCAATTGGAGTAAATGTGCCATTCCTGACAAGCACGCTTGGCACAATACTGATTGGAGTCACATCATTTGCGGCAATAGTGTTAATCAATATTTTTAAGCCAAGATACGGATTCCGCTTAATAACTGCCCTCACATTGGTGTCGCTAGTTGCATTAATAGCTGCAATAATGATCTACATAATCGCCGGTAGAACTAACCTAGTTAATGCAGTTAACTCGTTGCTGCCCAATGGCTATAATTATCAAAGCCTTGCCGGTTCATATAAAGGTTCAACCTTTAACCTATTTAATACCATAATGATGATCCCATTCTTCGCCATATTCATTTATCCCTGGATACAGGCCGGGCCATCCATTTCATCAGAGATAAGGGGTAAAGGGGCATTGAAACTCAATGTAGTGCTTGCATCCGTGATAACATTCATTTTATTGACTATGGCGATAGCCTCCATGTATTATGGCCTAAGCTATCCATTTGTCACTGTTGCCTTATCTAATCCAAATGTTAATTACGCAATTAATTTCTGGACAGTGGCGATAGCTGCTGCCAATAATCCAATTATATCATGGCTATTAATCATTGGATCCTTCACTTGGGAGATAGCGGTATTAGCATATGGAGTGGTCGTAGTGGCGAGGTACATAATGGCCATGGGACTCGACCGNTACTTGCCTGAGGTCATGTCATATGTTAGCCCCCGGCTTCACTCACCTATTGCTGCCCATATCATGGATCTCGTGATAACCACTATATTGATAATTGCGGCCGCGTATTTTTATGGAACATTCACTGCGCTATATGGAGCCGTGGTTGCAGCAATGATTTATTACTTGGCTGTTGGTGCAGCTGCCGTGAAGCATGGGTTACGCGATGGCAATAAATTACTAATGATCGCCGGCGCCTTAACATCAATAGTATTCGCATTCATAACTTATCAATTCCTTGAGTATCCCAGCATATGGGGCGGTAATTGGTTAGCTTATGGCGTGGAGATAGCCACATTCATAGCTGGGCTAGGCATATATGCCGCAATGCGTAGGCATTACTCCAAGAAGGAAGGCATAGATATATCGCTTGCCTATAAGGAGATCCCTCCAGAGTGA